In the Leptotrichia sp. oral taxon 212 genome, one interval contains:
- a CDS encoding Fur family transcriptional regulator: MLNVGEYLKENGIKPSIQRIKIFQYLLDHHTHPTVDDIFRNLSTEIPTLSKTTVYNTLNIFVDSHIVNEVIIEDNEVRYDVVMDTHGHFKCTACGKIVDFDIDLSKLDLMKLGNVEVEETHFYLKGKCSDCLKTEKKN; this comes from the coding sequence ATGCTTAATGTAGGTGAATATCTGAAGGAAAATGGTATAAAGCCATCCATACAGAGGATAAAAATATTTCAGTATTTATTAGATCACCATACCCATCCTACAGTTGATGACATATTTCGAAATCTTTCAACAGAAATTCCTACTTTATCTAAGACAACTGTGTATAATACGCTTAATATCTTTGTAGACAGTCATATTGTAAATGAAGTAATTATAGAAGATAATGAAGTCAGATATGATGTTGTAATGGATACTCATGGACATTTTAAATGTACAGCATGTGGGAAAATAGTAGATTTTGATATTGATTTATCAAAATTGGATTTAATGAAGCTGGGAAATGTTGAAGTTGAAGAAACTCACTTTTACTTAAAGGGAAAGTGTTCAGACTGTTTAAAAACAGAAAAGAAAAATTAA
- a CDS encoding ferritin encodes MKLSKDLEKELNRQLNMELAAAYQYQAMAAHFEYIGLDGFAKWMNGHAVEEKEHAQKFYDYILLRGGKITLEALDAPKGNFSTILEVFNDAMDHEKAVTASIEGIYSLARSLNDFGAENFLNWFVTEQEEEEDLFDTIITKLNLFKVDENTAALYEFDEHLGKAE; translated from the coding sequence ATGAAATTATCAAAAGATTTAGAAAAAGAACTTAACAGACAATTAAACATGGAGTTGGCGGCAGCTTATCAATATCAGGCAATGGCGGCACATTTTGAATATATTGGATTAGATGGATTCGCTAAATGGATGAACGGACATGCGGTTGAAGAAAAGGAACATGCACAGAAATTTTATGATTACATCCTTTTAAGAGGCGGAAAAATAACGTTAGAAGCACTTGATGCCCCTAAAGGAAATTTTAGTACAATCTTAGAAGTATTTAATGATGCTATGGATCATGAAAAAGCAGTTACTGCTTCAATAGAAGGAATCTATTCTCTGGCAAGAAGTTTAAATGATTTTGGAGCAGAAAACTTCCTTAACTGGTTTGTAACTGAACAGGAAGAAGAAGAAGATCTGTTTGATACAATCATAACTAAGCTGAACCTATTTAAAGTTGACGAAAATACAGCGGCATTATATGAATTTGATGAACATTTAGGAAAAGCTGAATAA
- a CDS encoding rubredoxin: MEKYVCMECGYVYNFKIGDPDNKIKSGTDFKDVPEEWVCPLCAAKKEQFKKLK; this comes from the coding sequence ATGGAAAAATATGTTTGTATGGAATGTGGTTATGTCTATAATTTTAAAATAGGAGATCCTGATAATAAAATAAAATCAGGAACTGATTTTAAAGATGTTCCGGAGGAATGGGTGTGCCCGTTGTGTGCAGCAAAAAAAGAACAGTTTAAGAAATTGAAATAG
- a CDS encoding peptidylprolyl isomerase, giving the protein MGIRNHKGTIKIISMILIFGFALSMIISGILFLKNNVLNHDSHRQVIAKVDGKKIYRDEFERELYHLKNNVSALTSQKKQQLAQMGIATDTMKELPENVLKEYIFQTIVDREVLLSTAKNLKIKADESVINKAIENAQKQAGGKANLIQALSQSGYNLASYKEVLREQEVAKKVQEKILSSAKVSEEEIKKTYERLKYSSLAERTFEESKKEIEDSLNGEMADALLGSFIEKEKAKAKIEIISPEFKKLYEDTNKVVFEKDGYKYTNSFVNEQLLSLYMSTPQGYSQEMVDTIKTGLKSNLEKLLKIMAKAKAAGIKVSSELTGLNELSSYSKKYYNYLIDTYKPSEAAMLERFNSKKDIYNTKNTISGYVIGDEYTASSKDIEAAKKQADEIMKSLTPENFAVKAKEFSKDPGSAQNGGSLGNEIDLTKLVPEFSEAVKKAEKGKIVGPVKTQFGYHIIYVQDKNSNNPNLAKVSHILIIPSVSQETKNALIKRLNDVKTELDSKKITWEQVETQGKYNFSVKEKFKTLAKNDSIPGIGKNDTALMDKLFASKNGEVLTQQEEFGYFLLGKTGEIAFKEAVFADVKERIRLEFAIEYANNEIENIK; this is encoded by the coding sequence ATGGGAATTAGAAATCATAAAGGAACAATAAAAATAATTTCTATGATTTTGATATTCGGTTTTGCTTTATCTATGATAATAAGTGGAATTCTTTTTTTGAAAAACAATGTTTTGAATCATGATTCACATAGACAGGTAATAGCAAAAGTCGACGGGAAAAAAATCTACAGAGATGAATTCGAGAGAGAACTTTATCATTTGAAAAATAATGTGTCTGCGCTTACTTCTCAGAAAAAACAGCAGCTTGCTCAAATGGGTATAGCAACGGATACAATGAAAGAATTACCTGAAAATGTATTAAAGGAATATATTTTTCAGACTATAGTTGATAGGGAAGTATTACTGTCTACAGCTAAAAATTTAAAGATAAAGGCTGATGAGAGCGTAATAAATAAAGCTATAGAGAATGCTCAGAAACAGGCAGGAGGGAAAGCAAATCTTATACAGGCTTTGTCACAGAGCGGATACAATCTTGCAAGTTATAAGGAAGTTTTAAGGGAACAGGAAGTAGCTAAAAAAGTTCAGGAAAAAATACTTTCTTCTGCTAAGGTCAGTGAAGAAGAAATAAAGAAAACATATGAAAGATTGAAGTATTCCAGTCTAGCAGAAAGAACTTTTGAAGAATCAAAAAAGGAAATAGAAGATTCTTTAAATGGTGAGATGGCAGATGCTCTTTTAGGTTCATTTATAGAAAAGGAAAAAGCCAAAGCAAAAATAGAAATAATAAGCCCTGAATTTAAAAAACTTTACGAAGATACAAATAAAGTGGTATTTGAAAAAGATGGATATAAATATACAAATAGTTTTGTAAATGAACAGCTTCTGTCTTTATATATGTCAACTCCTCAGGGATATTCACAGGAAATGGTTGATACGATAAAAACAGGTCTTAAATCTAATCTGGAAAAACTATTAAAGATTATGGCAAAGGCAAAAGCGGCAGGAATTAAAGTTTCTTCTGAGCTTACTGGATTAAATGAATTAAGTAGTTATTCTAAAAAATATTATAATTATTTAATTGATACTTATAAGCCATCTGAAGCTGCAATGCTGGAAAGATTTAATTCCAAGAAGGATATTTACAATACAAAGAATACTATTTCAGGATATGTAATCGGAGATGAATATACTGCTTCAAGCAAAGATATTGAAGCGGCAAAAAAACAGGCAGATGAAATAATGAAATCCTTAACACCTGAAAATTTTGCGGTGAAAGCAAAAGAATTCAGTAAGGATCCAGGTTCAGCACAAAATGGAGGAAGTCTAGGGAATGAAATTGATCTGACAAAGCTTGTTCCTGAATTTTCTGAAGCTGTAAAAAAAGCTGAAAAAGGAAAAATAGTGGGACCTGTAAAGACACAGTTTGGATACCACATAATATACGTACAGGATAAGAATAGCAATAATCCTAATCTTGCAAAAGTAAGCCATATATTGATAATACCGTCAGTATCACAGGAAACTAAAAATGCATTGATAAAAAGATTAAATGATGTAAAAACAGAACTTGATTCGAAAAAAATAACTTGGGAACAGGTTGAAACGCAAGGTAAATATAACTTTTCAGTAAAAGAAAAATTTAAGACATTAGCAAAAAATGACAGTATCCCAGGAATCGGGAAGAACGATACTGCATTAATGGATAAATTATTTGCATCAAAAAATGGAGAAGTATTAACTCAACAGGAAGAGTTTGGATATTTCCTGTTGGGAAAAACTGGTGAAATAGCCTTTAAAGAAGCAGTTTTTGCAGATGTAAAAGAGAGAATCAGACTGGAATTTGCTATAGAATATGCAAATAATGAAATTGAAAATATAAAATAA
- the eno gene encoding phosphopyruvate hydratase, which produces MTRIEDIYAREILDSRGNPTVEVEVFLEGGAMGRASVPSGASTGEHEAVELRDGDKSRYLGKGVLKAVENVNTVLAENLIGMDALDQVAIDKAMIALDGTPNKGKLGANAILGVSLAVAKAAANQLGIPLYRYLGGVNAKELPVPMMNILNGGSHADSAVDVQEFMVQPVGAKTYKEALRMGAEIFHHLGKLLKANGDSTNVGNEGGYAPANINGTEGALDIISKAVEAAGYKLGEEITFAMDAASSEFAKKEGDKYVYTFKREGGVVRTSEEMVEWYAGLCEKYPIVSIEDGLAEDDWAGFKLLTEKLGKKVQLVGDDLFVTNTERLSKGIKEGIANSILIKVNQIGTLTETLDAIEMAKKAGYTAVVSHRSGETEDDTIADIAVATNAGQIKTGSASRTDRMAKYNQLLRIEDDLADEAVYEGKKAFYNINICDCGK; this is translated from the coding sequence ATGACTAGAATTGAAGATATCTATGCAAGAGAGATACTTGATTCAAGAGGAAATCCAACTGTTGAAGTAGAAGTATTTTTAGAAGGCGGAGCAATGGGGAGAGCATCTGTACCGTCAGGGGCATCTACAGGGGAACATGAAGCAGTTGAATTAAGAGATGGTGACAAATCCAGATACTTAGGAAAAGGTGTATTAAAAGCAGTTGAAAATGTAAATACAGTTTTAGCTGAAAATTTAATTGGAATGGATGCTTTAGATCAGGTTGCTATTGATAAAGCAATGATAGCTTTAGATGGAACGCCTAATAAAGGAAAATTAGGAGCAAATGCAATACTTGGAGTTTCATTGGCAGTGGCTAAGGCGGCGGCTAATCAATTAGGAATACCTTTATATAGATATTTAGGAGGAGTTAATGCAAAAGAATTACCTGTTCCTATGATGAATATTTTAAATGGTGGATCTCACGCTGACTCTGCGGTTGACGTTCAGGAATTCATGGTACAGCCTGTTGGAGCAAAAACATATAAGGAAGCATTAAGAATGGGTGCTGAAATATTCCATCATCTTGGAAAACTTTTAAAAGCTAACGGAGATTCTACAAACGTAGGAAATGAAGGAGGATATGCACCTGCTAACATTAATGGTACTGAAGGAGCGTTAGATATCATTTCTAAAGCAGTTGAAGCTGCAGGATATAAATTAGGTGAAGAAATTACATTCGCAATGGATGCGGCATCTTCTGAATTTGCAAAAAAAGAAGGAGATAAATACGTTTACACATTCAAAAGAGAAGGTGGAGTAGTAAGAACTTCTGAAGAAATGGTAGAATGGTATGCAGGATTATGTGAAAAATATCCAATAGTATCTATAGAAGATGGATTGGCTGAAGATGACTGGGCAGGATTCAAGCTATTAACTGAAAAATTAGGGAAAAAAGTTCAGTTAGTAGGAGACGATTTATTCGTTACAAATACTGAAAGACTTTCAAAAGGAATTAAAGAAGGAATTGCAAACTCAATATTAATAAAAGTTAACCAAATTGGTACATTAACTGAAACATTAGATGCTATAGAAATGGCTAAAAAAGCAGGATATACAGCAGTAGTATCTCATAGATCAGGAGAAACTGAAGATGACACTATAGCTGATATAGCTGTTGCAACAAACGCAGGACAAATTAAAACAGGATCTGCTTCAAGAACAGACAGAATGGCTAAATATAACCAATTATTAAGAATTGAAGATGACTTGGCTGACGAAGCTGTTTACGAAGGTAAAAAAGCATTCTACAACATAAACATCTGCGACTGTGGAAAATAA
- a CDS encoding adhesion protein FadA, producing the protein MKKIGALFLVLSAVSFAGYQEINAKYNQLESQFTQLVNLENQQYAKLRANAENASQKLEERQRLKAALEERIAKIEGSAGAKFFKGEYGDLVKEYKNVVKALDEEIKTLSKTVENYQAVESLKGGN; encoded by the coding sequence ATGAAAAAAATAGGAGCTTTATTTTTAGTTTTAAGTGCTGTTTCTTTTGCAGGTTATCAGGAAATAAATGCAAAGTATAACCAATTGGAATCTCAGTTTACTCAATTAGTAAATCTTGAAAATCAACAATATGCAAAATTAAGAGCGAATGCAGAAAATGCATCACAAAAATTAGAAGAAAGACAACGTTTAAAAGCAGCTCTTGAAGAAAGAATCGCAAAAATTGAAGGTTCTGCAGGAGCGAAATTCTTTAAAGGAGAATATGGAGATCTTGTTAAAGAATATAAAAACGTAGTAAAAGCATTGGATGAAGAAATTAAAACTTTATCTAAAACAGTAGAAAATTATCAAGCAGTTGAATCATTAAAAGGAGGAAATTAG
- a CDS encoding adhesion protein FadA yields the protein MKKKLAVLLGVLVLSSVAFSAPAKKAPAGGSSLESNLSNLEAQLQKLEQMEENKFREQEAVANAAQQRLDNYLKMDAAIDQRIADINANADTSIFGKEFKQKAAEYKKLKDELAKEIKKEQQILENFELLKSLRN from the coding sequence ATGAAAAAGAAATTAGCAGTTTTATTAGGAGTATTAGTATTAAGTAGTGTTGCATTCTCAGCACCAGCAAAAAAAGCACCAGCAGGTGGATCATCACTTGAAAGTAACTTGAGCAATTTAGAAGCTCAATTGCAAAAATTGGAACAAATGGAAGAAAATAAGTTCAGAGAACAGGAAGCAGTAGCAAATGCAGCACAACAAAGATTAGACAACTATTTAAAAATGGATGCAGCAATTGATCAAAGAATAGCTGATATCAATGCTAATGCTGATACAAGCATTTTTGGAAAAGAATTCAAACAAAAAGCAGCTGAATACAAAAAATTAAAAGATGAATTAGCTAAGGAAATCAAAAAAGAGCAACAAATCTTAGAAAACTTTGAATTATTGAAATCTTTAAGAAACTAA
- the radC gene encoding DNA repair protein RadC: MKNNEGHRERLRNRFLMSGLSGFQDYEILELLLTYVIVRKDCKAMAKGLLEKYGNLYTLLKQSPEELGKNKYITERTAIFFKVLFSIIERQLYLKIHNEKITISSNLQLLDYLKFSLLNREIEVFKVLFLNTQNELLKEEELFKGTIDRSTVYIRELIKKILNYNAKSVILVHNHPAGSLKPSQSDIALTKKVKEIFEGIEIRLLDHIIISEKGYFSFLEGGIL, encoded by the coding sequence ATGAAAAATAATGAGGGACATAGGGAAAGACTGAGAAACAGATTTTTAATGTCAGGATTATCAGGATTTCAGGATTATGAAATTTTAGAATTATTATTGACTTATGTTATTGTCAGAAAAGATTGCAAGGCAATGGCGAAAGGATTGCTTGAAAAATATGGTAATTTATACACGTTATTAAAACAGTCTCCGGAAGAACTAGGAAAAAATAAATATATAACTGAAAGAACGGCAATATTTTTTAAAGTATTGTTTTCTATAATCGAAAGACAGTTATATTTAAAAATACATAATGAGAAAATTACCATTTCAAGTAATTTACAGTTACTGGATTATTTGAAATTTTCTCTATTAAACAGAGAAATTGAAGTGTTTAAAGTACTTTTCTTAAATACTCAGAATGAACTTCTGAAGGAAGAGGAACTGTTTAAAGGTACAATTGACAGAAGTACTGTTTATATAAGGGAACTAATAAAGAAAATACTGAATTATAATGCAAAATCAGTCATTCTTGTACACAATCATCCGGCAGGTTCATTAAAACCGTCACAGTCTGATATTGCACTGACAAAAAAAGTCAAAGAGATATTTGAAGGAATAGAGATACGCTTACTGGATCATATAATAATAAGTGAGAAAGGATACTTCAGTTTCTTAGAAGGTGGAATTTTATGA
- the ricT gene encoding PSP1 domain-containing protein, translating into MKILNIKFRKTKKVYPFLINESQNFQKGDHVIVDTIRGEQIGIVLGTVNKLGIGLDENDEIKIREVKRRLTEKEVEKLKELDVKADEAYFKCKKIVKKILPEMNLVIGEYTFDENKLIFYFTAETRLDFRELVKEVNRTFRKRVEFYQIKQNDEGRILSAFGKYGKEIYW; encoded by the coding sequence ATGAAAATATTAAATATAAAATTTAGGAAGACGAAAAAAGTTTATCCATTTTTAATAAATGAATCTCAAAATTTTCAAAAAGGAGACCATGTAATTGTTGATACAATAAGAGGTGAACAGATAGGTATAGTTTTAGGTACAGTAAATAAGCTTGGAATAGGTCTTGATGAAAATGATGAAATAAAAATAAGAGAAGTAAAGAGAAGATTGACAGAAAAAGAAGTTGAAAAGCTTAAGGAATTAGATGTTAAAGCTGATGAAGCTTATTTTAAATGTAAAAAAATAGTAAAGAAAATTTTGCCTGAAATGAATCTGGTAATAGGAGAATATACTTTTGATGAAAATAAATTAATTTTTTATTTTACTGCTGAAACAAGACTTGATTTTAGGGAGCTTGTAAAAGAAGTGAACAGAACATTCAGAAAAAGGGTAGAATTCTATCAGATAAAGCAAAATGATGAAGGGAGAATCTTAAGTGCATTTGGAAAGTACGGAAAGGAAATATACTGGTAA
- a CDS encoding regulatory iron-sulfur-containing complex subunit RicT, which yields MHLESTERKYTGNKNIACSIGSEEKNFNHVIDVYFDTFQKRYYFLNNPKFSVKINDQVIVETQMGLAIGKVVSVKKNTGIKNAGEPLKMIIRVATKKDIEKNNELKSDAIKAGYIFKNKLKKYSLNLKLVSTEYTFDKKKLIFYFASEDRVDFRDLVKELAAIFRVRIELRQIGVRDYAKMVGDCGSCGKTLCCKSIINKFDSVSIKMAREQGVSVAPSKISGVCGRLKCCMGFENTQYMEVKEDYPAIGQSVITVEGKGNVTSMNMLNDLIFVNIEGKGLQKYSLAEIKFNKIEKMEIEKRQVCSYEESN from the coding sequence GTGCATTTGGAAAGTACGGAAAGGAAATATACTGGTAATAAGAATATCGCCTGTAGTATAGGAAGTGAAGAAAAAAATTTTAACCATGTGATAGATGTGTATTTTGATACATTTCAAAAAAGATATTATTTTCTTAATAATCCTAAATTTTCAGTGAAAATAAATGACCAGGTGATTGTAGAAACTCAGATGGGGTTGGCGATAGGTAAAGTAGTATCTGTAAAAAAGAATACCGGTATAAAAAATGCCGGAGAGCCTCTTAAAATGATTATAAGAGTTGCAACGAAAAAAGATATTGAAAAAAATAATGAATTAAAAAGCGATGCAATAAAGGCAGGGTACATATTTAAAAATAAACTTAAAAAATATAGTCTGAATTTAAAATTAGTTTCAACAGAATATACTTTTGACAAAAAAAAGTTAATTTTTTATTTTGCTTCAGAAGACAGAGTTGATTTCAGGGATCTTGTTAAAGAATTAGCCGCTATTTTTAGAGTTAGAATAGAATTAAGGCAGATAGGTGTAAGAGATTATGCAAAAATGGTGGGGGACTGTGGCAGCTGCGGGAAAACATTATGCTGTAAATCAATAATAAATAAGTTTGATTCAGTTTCCATAAAAATGGCAAGAGAACAGGGAGTATCTGTGGCTCCTTCAAAAATTTCAGGAGTATGTGGAAGGCTGAAATGTTGTATGGGATTTGAAAATACACAGTATATGGAAGTGAAGGAAGACTATCCGGCTATTGGACAGTCTGTTATAACTGTAGAGGGAAAAGGAAATGTCACAAGTATGAATATGCTGAATGACCTTATTTTTGTAAATATTGAAGGAAAAGGACTTCAAAAATATAGTCTGGCTGAAATTAAATTTAACAAAATAGAGAAAATGGAAATTGAAAAAAGACAGGTTTGCAGTTATGAAGAAAGTAACTGA
- a CDS encoding tRNA1(Val) (adenine(37)-N6)-methyltransferase, with amino-acid sequence MKKVTDDYIEKLESVDKKIIIKDEGLKITEDALLLSEFVKKKLDNTKLKGDIMEGSGILLEIGSGQGIISLLLSEIKTIEKIHAVEIQKKIFEYLTDNVRMNNLENKVTAINEDIKNIQGKYEYIVSNPPYRKIISGRLPEDESERISKYEISLTLEELFIQIRRLLKNYGEFFVIVPDERLNDCFSYIYKNNMNILEMEVNRYKKRNLIILRGKKGGKVNSGINIGIL; translated from the coding sequence ATGAAGAAAGTAACTGATGATTACATTGAAAAATTAGAAAGCGTGGACAAAAAAATTATTATAAAGGATGAAGGGTTGAAAATAACAGAAGATGCCCTGCTACTATCTGAATTTGTAAAGAAGAAGCTGGATAATACCAAGTTAAAAGGAGATATTATGGAAGGTTCCGGGATATTATTGGAAATAGGCTCAGGGCAGGGAATAATATCTCTACTTTTATCTGAAATTAAAACTATAGAAAAAATTCATGCTGTAGAAATTCAGAAAAAAATTTTTGAATATCTGACTGACAATGTAAGAATGAACAATCTGGAGAATAAAGTTACCGCTATAAATGAAGATATAAAGAACATACAGGGAAAATATGAATATATTGTCTCAAATCCTCCTTATCGGAAAATCATTTCAGGAAGATTGCCTGAAGACGAATCTGAAAGAATAAGTAAATATGAAATAAGCCTGACTTTAGAGGAATTGTTCATACAGATAAGAAGACTTCTGAAAAATTATGGAGAATTTTTTGTGATTGTTCCTGATGAGAGATTAAATGACTGTTTTTCTTATATTTATAAAAATAACATGAATATATTGGAAATGGAAGTAAATAGATATAAGAAAAGAAATCTGATAATATTACGTGGTAAAAAAGGTGGAAAGGTTAATTCGGGAATCAATATAGGAATTTTATAA
- a CDS encoding thioredoxin family protein encodes MPTFEEYLNSEENTENKERQLKIINKILFSDETVQKIKNISREIKILAVAEVYCPDCRAVVSFLEKFSELNDRIKIEYSTKEEAHDLLLKATGVTRIPTLFADNGKKSEVFLTEFPKVVQKHMSENPEQFDEIKYNFRTGKYNKEIEEELVSYLVSL; translated from the coding sequence ATGCCTACATTTGAAGAATATCTTAATTCTGAAGAAAATACGGAAAATAAGGAAAGACAGCTTAAAATAATAAATAAAATTCTTTTTTCTGATGAAACTGTACAAAAAATAAAAAATATCAGCAGGGAAATTAAAATTCTTGCAGTCGCTGAGGTTTACTGTCCTGACTGCCGTGCAGTTGTTTCTTTTCTGGAAAAGTTTTCTGAATTGAATGATAGAATAAAAATAGAATACAGTACAAAGGAAGAAGCTCATGACCTGCTTCTGAAAGCTACCGGAGTAACAAGGATTCCTACACTGTTTGCAGACAACGGAAAGAAATCGGAAGTTTTTTTAACTGAATTTCCTAAAGTTGTTCAGAAACATATGTCTGAAAATCCTGAACAGTTTGATGAAATAAAATATAACTTCAGAACTGGAAAATATAATAAGGAAATAGAAGAAGAGCTTGTTTCATATTTAGTTTCTTTATAA
- a CDS encoding Cof-type HAD-IIB family hydrolase: MYKAVVSDLDGTLLNGSHAIDEFTKETVSEVINRGIKFYIATGRSYSGAKDIMDKLGLKIPLITSNGARILDEEGNEIYVNNLEKKYSDSILDIDYKKIGGNIVFNAYSGNDWYVTEDRREFYMKINPKRTFFPEVTTLEELKTKEFTKIFFLGEHDELLELEKEIENITKGEVNIAFVLEHCLEIFSKESDKANAARFLLEKDGLTLKDSVAFGDGCNDYNLLKEAGKGFVMGNALYRLKESLPENETVETNADNGVAKKLVELFL; encoded by the coding sequence ATGTATAAGGCGGTAGTGAGTGATCTGGACGGAACATTGCTTAACGGAAGTCATGCAATAGATGAATTTACAAAGGAAACAGTATCAGAAGTAATAAACAGAGGAATAAAGTTTTATATAGCAACTGGAAGAAGCTATTCAGGGGCAAAGGATATAATGGATAAGTTGGGTCTGAAAATTCCTCTTATAACTTCTAATGGAGCAAGAATACTTGATGAGGAAGGCAATGAAATATATGTTAATAATCTGGAAAAGAAATATTCTGATTCGATACTGGATATAGATTATAAGAAAATAGGCGGGAATATAGTTTTTAATGCCTATTCCGGAAATGACTGGTATGTAACGGAAGACAGAAGAGAATTTTATATGAAAATAAATCCTAAAAGAACTTTTTTTCCGGAAGTTACTACATTGGAAGAACTTAAAACAAAGGAATTTACTAAAATATTCTTTCTTGGAGAACATGACGAGCTATTGGAACTGGAAAAAGAAATAGAAAATATTACAAAGGGAGAAGTAAATATTGCATTTGTTCTGGAACACTGCCTGGAGATTTTCAGTAAAGAAAGTGACAAGGCAAATGCGGCAAGATTTCTGCTTGAAAAGGATGGACTGACATTGAAAGACAGTGTAGCTTTTGGAGATGGATGTAATGACTATAATCTCTTAAAAGAAGCTGGAAAAGGTTTTGTAATGGGGAATGCTTTGTACAGGTTGAAAGAATCTCTTCCTGAAAATGAAACAGTTGAAACAAATGCAGACAATGGAGTGGCAAAAAAATTAGTTGAATTATTTTTGTAA
- a CDS encoding response regulator: protein MIKTALIVDDTQYIRADIKEILTDQGYEVYEAGDGLEAIEMYKKIKPTIVTMDINMPRLHGIKAAQIIRDYDPEARIMLCSTMITFQNYIRMGKEAGVKGFLSKPFTEEEFMEELAKLFV, encoded by the coding sequence ATGATAAAAACAGCATTAATCGTAGATGATACACAATATATAAGAGCGGATATAAAGGAAATATTAACAGACCAGGGGTATGAAGTCTATGAAGCCGGAGATGGACTAGAAGCTATAGAAATGTATAAAAAGATTAAGCCGACGATAGTAACGATGGATATCAACATGCCAAGACTTCATGGAATAAAAGCGGCACAAATAATAAGGGATTACGATCCTGAAGCCAGAATTATGCTCTGCAGTACGATGATAACTTTTCAAAACTATATAAGAATGGGAAAAGAAGCAGGAGTAAAAGGATTCTTATCAAAGCCATTTACTGAAGAAGAATTTATGGAAGAACTGGCAAAATTATTTGTTTAA
- a CDS encoding Cof-type HAD-IIB family hydrolase: MYKAVISDLDGTLLNEKGKVSDFTRKTVRELIDKGIKFYIATGRNYGLAKAVMDELGITIPLISANGARINDENGKVVFEDLLGQEEVEKILEIDYRKYGGNVFMNVFSGEDWLVLVGGLECISEEERKAFPELPKEVLEDTLKELEIQKIFFIGEHEALVELEKEIIKKTDGKVAVAFADERCAEFFSETANKANAAKFLLERDGIDIKDAVSFGDGENDYEMLTMAGKGFAMGNAIYRLKDMLPEDFETVGKNSEDGEAKKLAEIFLNN, translated from the coding sequence ATGTATAAGGCAGTAATAAGTGATCTGGACGGAACATTGCTTAATGAAAAAGGCAAAGTATCTGATTTTACAAGGAAAACAGTAAGGGAATTAATAGATAAAGGAATAAAGTTCTATATAGCGACAGGAAGAAATTATGGATTGGCAAAAGCTGTAATGGATGAACTTGGAATAACAATACCACTTATTTCTGCAAATGGTGCAAGGATAAATGATGAAAATGGGAAAGTTGTGTTCGAAGATTTATTGGGACAGGAAGAAGTAGAGAAAATTCTGGAAATAGATTACAGAAAGTATGGAGGGAATGTTTTCATGAATGTATTTTCAGGAGAAGACTGGCTTGTACTGGTAGGAGGATTGGAATGTATATCGGAAGAAGAAAGAAAAGCTTTTCCTGAACTGCCTAAGGAAGTTTTAGAAGATACGTTAAAGGAACTGGAAATACAGAAAATATTTTTTATAGGAGAGCATGAAGCTTTAGTTGAACTTGAAAAGGAAATTATTAAAAAAACAGATGGGAAAGTGGCAGTGGCGTTTGCAGATGAAAGATGTGCGGAATTTTTTTCAGAAACTGCAAATAAGGCGAATGCCGCAAAATTTCTTCTGGAAAGGGATGGGATAGATATAAAGGATGCTGTCAGTTTTGGTGATGGCGAAAATGACTATGAAATGCTCACAATGGCAGGAAAGGGTTTTGCAATGGGAAATGCCATATACAGACTGAAGGATATGCTGCCGGAAGATTTTGAAACAGTAGGCAAAAATAGTGAAGATGGTGAAGCAAAAAAACTTGCAGAGATATTTTTAAATAATTAA